One Nitrosopumilus piranensis genomic region harbors:
- a CDS encoding AbrB/MazE/SpoVT family DNA-binding domain-containing protein: MSVQENEVLVKITSAGTISIPKQFRKYMDIQKGEYVKLILGKDRLIVRKINIT, encoded by the coding sequence GTGTCAGTTCAAGAGAATGAAGTTTTGGTAAAGATTACTTCTGCTGGAACAATTTCCATCCCAAAACAGTTTAGAAAGTATATGGATATTCAAAAAGGCGAATATGTAAAATTAATTCTTGGAAAAGATCGTCTTATTGTTAGAAAAATCAATATTACTTGA
- a CDS encoding Cdc6/Cdc18 family protein has product MSDPIDRLLDAAETGKSIIKNREILHFTYIPKTIQHRNNEQEQVTQSLLPILKQSRPSNLLVYGKPGTGKTLVVKKVISKIQERVEKSNFPIKLIYSNSKKETTLYGLLVSFGRQLGLIDKDLPSTGLAISEVFKRILNNIEQKEINVVFVIDEIDYLAELVSKTGKDILYQLTRANESLNNGSLTLIGISNDLTFKEKLDPRVISSLGEEEIVFTNYNVEQIKKILEERISEAFEANSVDESALNLCAALAGGEHGDARRAIDLIRVAGELAERQQSDKVTENHVRDASLKIEENKEETSLKSYPLHEKLVILAIMKANGSSTGEIYSSYKNLCKVVGRDELTQRRITQMLSEIELSGIISGRLVHQGIHGRTKKYKLTVSSEMIKKTFKDDLTLQDIV; this is encoded by the coding sequence ATGTCGGATCCAATTGATAGGTTGTTAGATGCAGCTGAGACTGGAAAATCAATAATTAAAAATAGAGAGATTCTCCATTTTACCTATATTCCAAAAACTATCCAACATAGGAACAATGAACAAGAACAAGTAACACAATCATTACTTCCTATTCTAAAACAATCAAGACCATCGAACCTTTTAGTTTATGGAAAACCTGGAACTGGAAAAACTCTAGTTGTTAAAAAAGTAATCTCAAAAATACAAGAAAGGGTTGAAAAGTCAAATTTCCCAATAAAATTAATCTACTCAAACTCAAAAAAAGAGACTACCCTTTACGGATTATTGGTTAGTTTTGGGCGTCAATTAGGTTTAATTGATAAGGATCTACCCTCAACTGGTTTGGCCATTAGTGAGGTGTTCAAACGAATTCTAAACAATATTGAACAAAAAGAAATCAATGTTGTTTTTGTAATTGATGAGATAGATTATCTTGCTGAGTTAGTCTCAAAGACTGGAAAAGATATACTTTACCAACTAACAAGGGCCAATGAAAGCCTCAATAATGGCTCATTAACTTTGATTGGAATTTCAAATGACTTGACCTTCAAAGAGAAACTAGATCCTAGGGTTATCAGTAGTCTTGGAGAAGAAGAGATTGTCTTTACAAACTATAATGTTGAACAAATAAAAAAAATCTTAGAGGAGAGAATATCTGAAGCATTTGAGGCTAATTCTGTAGATGAATCTGCCCTGAATCTATGTGCTGCTCTAGCAGGTGGTGAACACGGTGATGCCAGAAGAGCAATCGATCTAATTCGAGTTGCAGGTGAGTTGGCTGAAAGACAACAATCTGATAAAGTCACTGAAAACCATGTTCGTGACGCATCCCTAAAAATTGAAGAAAATAAAGAGGAAACATCTCTGAAATCATATCCACTTCATGAAAAACTAGTCATACTTGCTATAATGAAGGCTAACGGCTCATCTACTGGTGAAATTTACTCTTCATACAAAAATCTCTGTAAGGTGGTTGGACGAGATGAATTAACACAAAGAAGAATTACACAAATGTTAAGTGAGATTGAACTTTCTGGAATTATCTCTGGGAGACTGGTACATCAAGGAATTCATGGCAGAACCAAAAAATACAAACTTACAGTATCATCTGAAATGATAAAAAAGACCTTCAAAGATGATCTAACTTTGCAAGATATTGTCTAA
- a CDS encoding DNA-directed DNA polymerase II small subunit, with translation MKKELSFALNYALNKGFQIHPDAFKILENVDVKKLERVIKEIVREKTKQKLFQISQDDLETYLGIKDDPSLESEVQVLLDPTDKITTGEGVKGYNALFSSRFNKLKRIISDRPEARMLKSLTFVKNERSKDDMYVCGLVTARNSERNVTKLVLEDPSGSFDGIIFDNELQKTADTLLLDQFVMARVSVGKNSGFIIKDLILPDIPDQATNKSESEAYAVFLSDLHIGSKYFMEEELTDFFSWISSSDPTARKIRFILIGGDVVDGVGIYPNQNKELVCQTIEAQLKKVEELIEKIPKNIKIIIMPGNHDPGRRALPQPAIPKKYNSGLWDRENVIMVGNPAVVSLNGVKVMMFHGQSIDDIVKTTPGLSYDKPTNVMKHLLRARHLSPIYGSQTPIAPEMQDLMVIEDVPDIFHVGHVHKAQLDMYKGMLLVNSGSWQKQTPFQASVGMTPNPGIALLVNLKTFQVFHQNYNSNLDNILQS, from the coding sequence ATGAAAAAGGAATTGTCCTTTGCCTTAAACTATGCACTAAATAAGGGATTCCAGATTCATCCTGACGCTTTTAAAATATTAGAAAATGTTGATGTAAAAAAACTAGAGAGAGTAATCAAAGAAATTGTTAGAGAGAAAACAAAACAGAAATTGTTTCAGATAAGCCAAGATGATTTAGAGACGTATCTTGGAATCAAAGATGACCCATCATTAGAAAGTGAAGTGCAGGTATTGTTAGACCCCACAGACAAAATAACCACTGGGGAGGGGGTAAAGGGTTACAATGCGTTATTTTCTAGCAGATTTAACAAATTAAAACGAATAATTTCAGATAGGCCAGAAGCTAGGATGTTAAAGTCTCTGACTTTTGTAAAAAATGAAAGATCCAAAGATGACATGTATGTTTGTGGATTGGTAACTGCAAGAAATAGTGAGAGAAATGTAACAAAATTGGTTTTAGAGGACCCATCAGGCTCATTTGATGGGATTATTTTTGATAATGAGTTACAAAAGACTGCAGACACCCTTTTGTTAGACCAATTTGTTATGGCTAGAGTTAGTGTAGGAAAAAACTCTGGATTCATCATAAAGGATTTGATTTTGCCAGATATTCCTGATCAGGCTACCAACAAGTCCGAGTCTGAGGCATATGCAGTGTTTTTATCTGATTTGCATATTGGGAGTAAATACTTCATGGAGGAGGAATTAACAGATTTTTTTTCATGGATATCCAGTTCTGATCCTACTGCAAGAAAAATTCGATTTATTTTGATTGGAGGAGATGTGGTTGATGGGGTTGGGATCTATCCAAACCAAAACAAGGAATTGGTATGCCAGACCATTGAAGCGCAGCTCAAAAAGGTTGAAGAGTTGATTGAAAAGATCCCAAAAAACATTAAGATAATCATAATGCCTGGAAATCACGATCCTGGAAGAAGGGCTCTCCCCCAACCAGCAATTCCAAAAAAATACAACTCAGGATTGTGGGATAGGGAAAATGTCATTATGGTTGGAAATCCGGCTGTTGTATCGCTAAATGGTGTTAAGGTGATGATGTTTCATGGACAAAGTATTGATGATATTGTAAAGACTACACCGGGTCTAAGTTATGACAAGCCAACAAATGTAATGAAGCATTTGTTAAGAGCAAGACACCTAAGTCCAATTTATGGCAGTCAGACCCCAATTGCACCAGAAATGCAAGATCTTATGGTTATTGAGGATGTTCCAGATATCTTTCATGTAGGGCATGTCCACAAGGCTCAGTTAGATATGTACAAAGGAATGTTATTGGTAAATTCAGGATCTTGGCAAAAACAGACACCTTTTCAAGCCAGTGTGGGAATGACCCCAAATCCAGGCATTGCGTTGCTGGTTAATTTGAAGACTTTCCAGGTTTTCCATCAAAATTACAATTCTAATTTAGACAATATCTTGCAAAGTTAG
- a CDS encoding stage II sporulation protein M: MGFFTGAYQTGSMSTVSQEEANTFMSEFEELILDIDAFGIFTHNTTIALPMFIPGFGIGWGLFSAWSTGFAFAAITTTAPILENVPPLAILFLSPFGLMELTAYSLGISRSFILIRAVFKKHDLKQFIKPTIIEIGIVIGLLLAGGYLEFYMIELAQEEGLQMPGFDL; this comes from the coding sequence ATGGGATTTTTTACAGGTGCGTATCAAACTGGTTCAATGTCTACAGTAAGCCAAGAAGAGGCAAACACCTTCATGTCTGAATTTGAAGAGCTGATCCTAGATATTGATGCATTTGGAATATTTACTCATAACACGACAATTGCACTTCCAATGTTTATTCCAGGATTTGGTATTGGTTGGGGACTCTTTTCAGCTTGGTCTACCGGATTTGCATTTGCAGCTATTACCACAACAGCTCCGATTTTAGAAAATGTCCCTCCATTGGCCATCTTATTTTTATCCCCCTTTGGATTGATGGAGTTGACAGCATATTCTTTGGGAATCTCTAGAAGTTTTATCCTAATTAGAGCAGTTTTCAAAAAACATGATCTCAAACAATTCATCAAGCCCACTATAATCGAGATTGGAATTGTAATTGGATTGCTTTTGGCAGGAGGATATCTAGAATTTTACATGATTGAACTTGCTCAAGAAGAAGGTCTTCAAATGCCTGGATTTGACCTCTAA
- a CDS encoding cupredoxin domain-containing protein has protein sequence MKLAVSLLTLLIAFSGYLFNESFAEISENQPFLLEGSGFAVTEEQIKLTEIDLGLSTQMQRGSSINFVIDDGFVTLNDEEFIITELEGKFLREGRYIRINGNIESSTGFDTTISFFGRLVAESKDAAVYGFTGRITTPDETHKIIYTTKLSSLSKIDVVKTPEESKEITIRIIKGASLQGGSDSYIGLSTTGSNAQRLGYFSSERISIGPDTTIKIVNDDVVPHSLVSGIIVGSERNLNNGNICRDVDTSLAKGFSTFGERSEVYNCDFVVDERVDTGMIAPGKSVNITFSETGFYRLIDPDYGWMRIIAYVFPDSDNLLLRQGQNLGN, from the coding sequence GTGAAGTTAGCTGTATCGTTACTAACACTACTCATAGCTTTCTCAGGATATCTTTTCAATGAATCATTTGCAGAAATTTCTGAAAATCAACCCTTTCTTTTAGAGGGTTCTGGCTTTGCTGTAACTGAAGAACAAATTAAACTTACAGAAATTGATCTAGGATTGTCCACTCAAATGCAACGTGGAAGCTCAATCAACTTTGTAATCGATGATGGATTTGTTACACTTAATGATGAGGAATTTATAATCACAGAATTAGAAGGAAAATTTTTGCGCGAAGGCCGTTATATTAGAATTAATGGAAACATAGAAAGCTCTACTGGATTTGATACTACAATAAGCTTCTTTGGAAGATTGGTTGCAGAAAGTAAAGACGCAGCAGTTTATGGTTTTACTGGTAGAATTACAACACCTGATGAAACTCACAAGATAATTTATACTACAAAACTTTCTTCATTATCTAAAATTGATGTAGTAAAAACACCTGAGGAATCAAAAGAAATTACAATTCGTATTATCAAAGGAGCCTCTTTACAAGGTGGTTCTGATAGTTATATTGGATTATCTACTACCGGTTCAAATGCACAACGATTAGGGTATTTTTCATCTGAAAGAATATCAATTGGACCTGATACAACAATTAAAATTGTAAATGATGATGTAGTACCTCATAGTTTAGTTAGTGGTATTATAGTAGGCTCAGAAAGAAATCTTAATAACGGAAATATTTGTCGAGATGTTGATACATCTCTCGCTAAAGGATTTAGTACTTTTGGCGAACGTTCAGAAGTTTACAATTGTGATTTTGTTGTTGATGAACGAGTAGATACTGGTATGATCGCACCAGGAAAATCAGTCAACATAACATTTAGTGAAACAGGATTCTATAGATTAATTGATCCAGATTATGGTTGGATGAGAATTATAGCATATGTATTTCCCGATTCAGATAATTTACTTCTTAGACAAGGTCAGAATCTAGGAAATTAG
- the cbiE gene encoding precorrin-6y C5,15-methyltransferase (decarboxylating) subunit CbiE — protein MGKVFALGVGPGSPKYVTEIVKEIIQKCDIVIGYKYTLKTIEHLLQGKEVHEITMSDQEKSYQNILPKLGGKTLVIPFTGDVNFSESEVVDRLIEIFGKVEIVPGISSIQVAASRAQVPLDKSKVITMHVTTPIEDKKLELQKALIDGFSVVLVPRPWPKQPDKHFMPSEIAVYLRENGFDTAKIKVHVFEAITTENETNFEGTVKDLEGKEFSDLSVMVFNQTSLDSYINYRWQWEN, from the coding sequence TTGGGAAAAGTTTTCGCTTTAGGTGTAGGCCCAGGCTCACCGAAATATGTAACTGAAATTGTCAAAGAGATTATTCAAAAATGTGACATTGTAATTGGTTACAAATATACCCTAAAAACAATTGAGCATCTTCTTCAAGGCAAAGAGGTTCATGAAATTACTATGAGTGATCAGGAAAAATCATATCAAAATATTCTTCCAAAATTAGGAGGTAAAACTTTGGTAATACCATTTACTGGTGACGTAAATTTTTCAGAATCTGAAGTTGTTGATAGATTGATTGAAATTTTTGGTAAGGTGGAGATTGTTCCAGGAATCAGTTCAATCCAAGTAGCAGCATCAAGGGCACAAGTACCACTTGATAAATCCAAAGTAATTACAATGCATGTAACAACCCCAATTGAAGATAAAAAACTAGAGCTGCAAAAGGCATTGATTGATGGATTTAGTGTTGTTTTAGTTCCAAGGCCTTGGCCAAAACAACCAGACAAACATTTCATGCCTTCAGAAATTGCAGTCTACCTTCGTGAAAATGGCTTTGATACTGCAAAAATAAAGGTCCATGTTTTTGAAGCCATAACCACCGAAAACGAAACTAATTTTGAGGGGACTGTAAAAGATTTAGAAGGAAAAGAATTTTCGGATTTGTCAGTAATGGTATTTAATCAAACAAGTCTAGATTCATACATTAATTATAGATGGCAATGGGAAAACTAA
- a CDS encoding peptidylprolyl isomerase has translation MNKIFLTITISLFFIGFGTQGWAQIELNHIQIMDPVVVIETELGKIVIGFFPNDAPNHVQNFIKLAQGGFYDNTLFHRIIPGFMIQGGDPNTIDGDPSTWGTGGPEERLDAEFNTIKHNRGIVSMARSADPNSGGSQFFIVHQDSNFLDEQYSVFGRIVTEESFETLDKIASVPTGDKDIPLNPEQVRITKVSVVPRSEIPDILELTEPERIQTSVLPPTGNQQFESEEYDITFNMPEGWLLQQPEKTQENSPDFVAVGPKIGEMNPVFSLTIIPTNQKSMDDLISEKIEQLTQVIETGQLNLISKEQTTINGNDAYVINAEGIFSANNQTYNVKFKEVMIYDSDDYYTFSYSNGIDDFDSQLERFDETINSFKKLSEESPTNGSDENGGCLIATATFGSEMAPQVQKLRELRDNTILATESGTTFMSGFNQLYYSFSPMISDLERESPLFKEIVKLSITPMLSTLSLLNYVEINSEQEMISYGVSIILMNIGMYFAAPAIIIYKIRKLN, from the coding sequence TTGAATAAGATATTTCTTACAATAACTATTTCATTATTTTTTATTGGATTTGGAACTCAAGGTTGGGCTCAAATCGAACTTAATCATATACAAATAATGGATCCAGTAGTAGTTATTGAAACTGAACTTGGAAAAATTGTAATAGGATTTTTCCCAAACGATGCTCCGAATCATGTACAAAATTTCATTAAATTAGCTCAAGGAGGATTTTATGACAATACACTTTTTCATAGAATAATTCCAGGATTTATGATTCAAGGTGGTGATCCAAATACTATTGATGGTGATCCAAGTACATGGGGAACTGGCGGTCCAGAAGAAAGATTGGATGCTGAATTTAACACAATAAAACATAATCGTGGAATTGTTTCTATGGCAAGATCTGCTGATCCAAATAGTGGAGGCTCACAGTTTTTTATAGTTCATCAAGATTCTAATTTTCTTGATGAACAATATAGTGTATTTGGAAGAATTGTAACTGAGGAAAGCTTTGAAACACTTGATAAAATTGCATCTGTTCCTACTGGGGATAAAGACATTCCTCTAAATCCAGAACAAGTTAGAATTACCAAAGTTTCAGTTGTGCCACGTTCTGAAATTCCTGATATACTTGAATTAACAGAGCCTGAGCGAATACAAACTAGTGTTTTACCACCTACTGGAAACCAACAATTTGAAAGTGAAGAGTATGATATTACGTTTAATATGCCTGAAGGCTGGCTCTTACAACAACCAGAAAAAACACAAGAAAACTCACCTGATTTTGTTGCAGTAGGGCCTAAAATTGGAGAAATGAACCCTGTCTTTTCTCTTACAATTATCCCTACTAATCAAAAAAGTATGGATGATCTAATTTCTGAAAAAATTGAACAATTAACCCAAGTTATTGAAACGGGACAATTGAATCTAATCTCAAAGGAACAAACTACAATTAATGGAAATGATGCATATGTAATTAATGCAGAAGGGATCTTTTCTGCTAACAATCAAACTTACAATGTAAAATTTAAGGAAGTGATGATTTATGATTCAGATGATTATTACACTTTTTCATATAGTAATGGAATAGATGATTTTGATTCTCAACTTGAAAGATTTGATGAAACAATAAATTCTTTTAAAAAATTATCTGAGGAATCCCCAACTAATGGATCTGATGAAAATGGTGGGTGTCTAATTGCAACTGCTACATTTGGTTCTGAAATGGCGCCACAGGTTCAAAAACTAAGAGAACTTAGAGATAACACTATTCTTGCAACAGAGTCAGGAACTACATTTATGAGTGGATTTAACCAACTGTACTATTCATTTTCTCCTATGATATCTGATTTAGAGCGTGAATCCCCACTATTCAAAGAAATTGTAAAATTATCAATCACTCCGATGTTGTCTACTCTTTCACTACTAAATTATGTTGAAATTAATTCTGAACAAGAAATGATCTCTTATGGTGTAAGCATTATTCTAATGAATATTGGAATGTATTTTGCTGCACCTGCAATAATCATCTATAAAATTAGAAAATTAAACTAA
- a CDS encoding NAD(P)/FAD-dependent oxidoreductase, which translates to MARNKKKIVILGGGFAGLQCTRQLEEYFKNESEIEIVLVSEDNFLLFTPMLPQVASGMIETRHIVMPIRTITKKAIFYEGRVKNIDPYGKIVNLWGSGNKRGISLHYDFLVVALGSETNFFGMSDLEKNAYQMKTLNDAVMVRNRMIDMLEQAENETNPILKHSLLTFVVVGGGFAGIETAGEIMDLLLDVRKYYPNIKKEDIRVVVLEALPNILPGFSESLAKFAQEKLTEHGIEIKLQTAVTSFNGDEVMIKRLDVDKDAVDDSIVSSIQSKTVIWTAGVTPVNTIKRSLFKTDKGKIIIDKNLEVNDFPGVFAIGDCALFMDPNTQRPFAPTAQIAEAQAKIAAKNLYALIRNKEKTEFLYKSKGQMAIIGKRTGIASFLGMNIHGIFAWFLWRNIYLSKIPTWDKRFRVFLDWTADAIFDRDISRLKFMRREPEKEYKVLDEVDDVW; encoded by the coding sequence ATGGCCCGAAATAAGAAGAAAATTGTTATTCTAGGAGGGGGTTTTGCAGGCTTGCAATGTACTAGGCAATTAGAGGAATATTTCAAAAATGAGTCAGAAATTGAGATTGTTTTAGTAAGTGAAGATAATTTTCTTTTGTTTACTCCAATGCTGCCCCAAGTAGCATCTGGAATGATTGAAACTAGACATATTGTAATGCCAATTAGAACAATTACAAAAAAAGCAATTTTCTATGAAGGCAGAGTCAAAAATATTGATCCCTATGGGAAGATTGTAAATTTGTGGGGAAGTGGAAATAAGAGAGGCATTTCACTTCATTATGATTTTCTTGTTGTAGCATTAGGAAGTGAAACCAACTTTTTTGGAATGAGTGATCTTGAGAAAAATGCCTACCAGATGAAGACGCTCAATGATGCAGTCATGGTTAGAAATAGAATGATAGACATGTTGGAGCAGGCAGAAAATGAAACTAATCCAATTCTAAAACATAGTCTTCTAACATTTGTTGTTGTTGGAGGGGGGTTTGCAGGGATAGAGACAGCAGGAGAAATAATGGATCTTTTGTTAGATGTTAGAAAATATTACCCAAATATCAAAAAAGAAGATATTCGAGTTGTTGTGTTAGAGGCATTACCAAACATTTTACCTGGTTTTTCTGAAAGCCTTGCAAAATTTGCACAAGAAAAACTAACAGAACATGGAATTGAAATAAAGTTGCAAACAGCTGTTACTAGTTTTAATGGTGATGAAGTCATGATAAAGAGGTTAGATGTTGATAAAGATGCAGTAGATGATTCGATCGTAAGTTCAATTCAATCAAAGACTGTAATATGGACTGCAGGTGTTACACCGGTTAATACTATCAAAAGATCATTATTCAAAACAGACAAAGGAAAAATTATCATTGATAAGAATTTGGAAGTAAATGATTTTCCAGGTGTTTTTGCAATTGGGGATTGTGCATTATTTATGGACCCTAACACTCAAAGACCATTTGCACCAACTGCACAAATTGCAGAAGCTCAGGCAAAGATTGCAGCAAAAAATCTTTATGCCCTGATAAGAAATAAGGAAAAAACAGAATTCTTGTATAAATCAAAAGGCCAGATGGCAATTATTGGAAAGAGAACAGGTATTGCATCATTTTTAGGGATGAATATTCACGGTATCTTTGCATGGTTCCTTTGGAGAAACATTTACCTCTCCAAAATTCCAACATGGGATAAACGATTTAGAGTATTTTTAGACTGGACAGCTGATGCAATTTTTGATAGAGATATTTCTAGACTAAAATTCATGAGACGTGAGCCAGAAAAAGAATACAAAGTACTTGATGAAGTCGATGATGTTTGGTAG
- a CDS encoding ACT domain-containing protein: MRVASMSVPEVVREIITRNRSIYDCMKMDLINYTALAVKIQPEIERILGNRVNLNTIVVAIKRYADSFEVKEEVKEESVLKNARLALTDGIMDIKFSIKDSNQMDPMVILDKFSKITNNYEFFRMSDSFRFLTEDMEDIRQIFDNVSDRENVFSTGLAKIKITIPNSQNQSDVVSYVAEVLHANGIELVNAFFSQDNIIIILNEKDASRAYEILHSDIMRA; the protein is encoded by the coding sequence ATGAGAGTTGCCAGTATGTCTGTGCCTGAAGTAGTCAGAGAGATAATCACTAGAAATCGTTCAATTTATGATTGTATGAAGATGGATTTGATAAATTACACAGCATTAGCAGTAAAGATCCAACCAGAGATAGAAAGAATTCTTGGAAATCGTGTTAACCTCAATACAATTGTTGTAGCAATTAAGAGATATGCAGATTCATTTGAAGTTAAAGAAGAGGTAAAGGAAGAGTCGGTTTTGAAGAATGCTAGATTGGCATTAACTGATGGAATAATGGATATTAAATTTTCAATTAAAGATTCTAATCAAATGGATCCAATGGTGATTTTGGATAAATTCTCAAAGATTACTAATAATTATGAATTTTTTAGAATGTCTGACTCCTTTAGGTTTCTCACAGAAGATATGGAAGACATTAGGCAAATTTTTGATAATGTTTCAGATAGAGAAAATGTGTTCAGTACAGGTCTTGCAAAAATTAAGATCACAATACCAAATTCACAGAATCAGTCAGATGTGGTTTCTTATGTCGCAGAAGTTTTACATGCAAATGGCATCGAACTAGTTAATGCTTTTTTCAGCCAGGATAACATCATAATTATTCTGAATGAAAAAGACGCATCAAGGGCATATGAGATTTTACATTCAGATATTATGAGGGCCTAA
- the hsp20 gene encoding archaeal heat shock protein Hsp20 yields the protein MTMFFDSEIDRIFKKMSRSFFDTDDIFEEFNRNGSESGPFYYGYTMTVGPDGKPIVKEYGNVKPGQLPTSDAREPIVDTIVDEKDKVVKLIAEMPGVEKTDVKIVVDNKVVDLSAEHGDKKYHAKVPLQHKVDENSAKASYKNGILQLVFKLVEEKPTGKKVEVE from the coding sequence ATGACAATGTTCTTTGATAGCGAAATTGATAGAATCTTCAAAAAAATGTCAAGATCTTTTTTTGATACGGATGACATTTTTGAGGAATTCAATAGAAATGGTTCTGAATCGGGTCCATTTTACTATGGTTACACCATGACCGTAGGTCCAGATGGGAAACCAATTGTAAAGGAATATGGAAATGTCAAACCAGGCCAACTTCCAACTTCTGATGCACGAGAACCAATCGTTGACACAATTGTTGATGAAAAAGACAAAGTCGTAAAACTCATAGCTGAGATGCCAGGAGTTGAAAAGACTGATGTCAAAATTGTTGTTGACAACAAGGTTGTAGATCTTTCTGCAGAACATGGTGATAAGAAATATCATGCAAAAGTTCCACTACAACACAAAGTTGATGAGAATTCTGCAAAGGCTTCCTACAAAAACGGAATTCTACAACTAGTCTTCAAATTAGTTGAAGAAAAACCTACGGGTAAAAAGGTGGAGGTTGAATAA